A region from the Alnus glutinosa chromosome 5, dhAlnGlut1.1, whole genome shotgun sequence genome encodes:
- the LOC133869572 gene encoding F-box/kelch-repeat protein At3g23880-like, whose amino-acid sequence MAKELPEDLVTEILVWLPVVSLLRFKCVCKSWYALITHQNFIRKHLLHNNNNSSALLLLQTSEDYVVSTFSYETLQVPLTQPVPPLYFEMRFGMDEFYVVGSCNGLVCLHANYGLYVVIWNPATKETKVVANSSLLRFPAYYRIDGIGFGFDAKTNDYKILNILSLYDDPDSIRNEKIVQTEVYSLSADSWRKGDSPPCFICSSLRGMDTYINGVASWEASVDDWKGILSFDMSDEVFLKTQLPGDVLNDSGRHFFVLNESIAMTVTICSEDDMYIIESSEVCFDIWLLLEVGVNDSWTRLFTIGPITGITRLLGSWKNDSIFFEKYYRQLVLYDPSTKEITDLKVGDGHIVSWQIITYTETLVSVKRGREVEEQDNC is encoded by the coding sequence ATGGCCAAGGAATTGCCGGAAGACTTGGTGACAGAGATTCTGGTATGGCTTCCGGTCGTCTCTCTATTGCGATTCAAGTGCGTCTGTAAATCCTGGTACGCACTCATTACTCACCAGAACTTCATAAGAAAACATCTCctacacaacaacaacaacagcagTGCCCTCCTTCTCCTTCAAACCTCCGAAGATTATGTTGTATCCACGTTTTCTTATGAAACACTCCAAGTGCCCCTTACACAACCTGTACCTCCACTGTATTTTGAGATGCGTTTTGGGATGGATGAGTTTTATGTCGTGGGTTCTTGCAATGGTCTCGTTTGTCTCCATGCTAACTATGGATTATATGTTGTTATATGGAACCCTGCAACTAAAGAAACAAAGGTTGTCGCCAACTCAAGCCTGCTCCGATTCCCCGCCTACTATCGCATTGATGGTATCGGATTTGGTTTTGATGCGAAAACTAATGACTACAAGATACTCAACATTCTTAGTCTCTATGATGACCCAGATTCAATTCGAAATGAAAAGATTGTCCAAACTGAGGTATATAGCTTAAGTGCTGATTCTTGGAGAAAAGGCGATAGCCCCCCATGTTTTATTTGTAGTAGTTTAAGAGGTATGGATACATACATCAATGGGGTGGCTTCTTGGGAGGCATCTGTTGACGATTGGAAGGGTATTCTGTCATTTGACATGAGCGACGAGGTATTCCTAAAAACACAACTGCCCGGTGATGTTTTGAATGATAGTGGGAGACATTTTTTCGTGTTGAATGAATCGATTGCTATGACAGTTACTATATGTTCTGAAGATGATATGTATATTATAGAAAGTTCAGAGGTTTGCTTTGATATATGGTTGTTACTTGAAGTTGGTGTTAACGACTCATGGACTAGGCTTTTCACTATTGGACCAATTACAGGCATTACACGACTGTTAGGATCTTGGAAGAATGACAGCATTTTCTTCGAAAAATATTACAGACAGCTGGTCTTGTATGACCCCTCTACCAAAGAAATTACTGATCTCAAAGTTGGTGATGGACACATAGTCTCGTGGCAGATCATTACTTACACGGAGACCTTAGTTTCTGTCAAGAGAGGACGTGAAGTTGAAGAGCAGGACAATTGTTGA
- the LOC133869825 gene encoding tetraspanin-19-like, whose protein sequence is MGRVAKTCLRSLLKLVNSFMGIAGIAMILYSLWMLRVWQRDMDRPSDFDVDSKGPWFIYSFLGIGVTFCVVTFLGHISADCAHGYCLSCYMVIIISFLLLETAMTADILLNSDWEKDLPEDPTGRFHDFEDFVKSNFDVCKWIGLLITLAQGLSILLAVALRNVGPNQGSYYNYDSEEDYAPERLPLINNKAQTPPYVNVISDPRFATNTNNNNKNWNANK, encoded by the exons ATGGGAAGAGTTGCAAAGACCTGCCTGCGCTCATTGCTGAAACTTGTAAATTCCTTTATGGGTATTGCAGGGATTGCAATGATTCTGTATAGCTTGTGGATGCTCAGAGTTTGGCAGAGAGACATGGACAGGCCATCAGATTTTGATGTTGATTCTAAAGGTCCATG GTTTATATACAGTTTTCTTGGGATTGGTGTTACCTTTTGTGTGGTAACTTTCCTAGGTCATATTTCTGCCGATTGTGCACATGGTTATTGCCTTTCATGC tatatggtGATCATCATTTCGTTTCTTCTATTGGAGACTGCAATGACAGCAGATATACTCCTAAATTCTGACTGGGAAAAG GATTTACCTGAGGATCCGACTGGGAGGTTCCATGATTTTGAAGATTTTGTCAAGTCAAACTTTGATGTTTGCAAATGGATAGGCTTGTTGATCACCTTGGCACAG GGGCTTTCAATTTTATTGGCTGTGGCTTTAAGAAATGTTGGGCCAAACCAGGGATCCTATTACAATTATGATAGTGAGGAGGATTATGCTCCTGAGAGGCTTCCGCTTATAAATAACAAAGCTCAAACACCACCATATGTTAATGTCATATCTGACCCTCGCTTTGCCACCAAtaccaataataataacaagaacTGGAAT GCAAACAAGTGA
- the LOC133869499 gene encoding general transcription and DNA repair factor IIH subunit TFB2 — protein MPQVKIIAKNFMDMVASLPAMKLDKLYENAFICEAILRSLPPLAKKYVIQMLYIDVPITAKSMEEWVLPDGSSKHRVAIDRLIQLRLFTEIADRRRETTYRINPTFQTNLQKLLTLGEVLPREPMPSDITVRLPSLEDLQVYALEQWECFLLQLINSAQAERPSNISSSMMKIFQRGLLSQREKEAPRLTESGFQFLLMDTNAQLWYIIREYISNSEDRGVDPADLISFLLELSFHVTGKAYNSNTLTEVQRSLIKDLTDLGLVKLQQGRKESWFIPTKLATNLSVSLTDSSSRKQGFVVVETNFRLYAYSTSKLHCEILRLFSRIEYQLPNLIVGAITKESLYNAFENGIAAEQIITFLQQNSHPRVAERMPSIPENVTDQIRLWESDLNRVEMTPSHYYDEFPSRDVFEAACDYAREWNGLLWEDSKTMRLVVKAEIHMHMREHLRRQK, from the exons ATGCCTCAGGTGAAGATAATCGCGAAGAATTTCATGGACATGGTGGCCTCCTTGCCCGCCATGAAGCTCGACAAGCTCTACGAGAACGCTTTCATCTGCGAAGCCATTCTCAG GTCTCTGCCACCTCTGGCCAAGAAGTATGTTATACAGATGTTGTACATTGATGTTCCAATAACAGCCAAGTCCATGGAGGAGTGGGTGCTTCCAGATGGGTCCTCAAAGCATAGAGTCGCTATTGATAGGTTGATTCAGTTGCGGTTATTCACTGAAATTGCTGACAG GAGAAGGGAAACAACTTACAGAATTAATCCAACATTTCAGACAAATCTCCAAAAGCTTTTAACACTTGG TGAAGTTTTACCAAGGGAACCGATGCCTTCTGACATAACTGTGAGGCTCCCAAGCTTGGAGGATCTTCAGGTTTATGCCCTTGAACAATGGGAG TGTTTCTTGCTCCAACTTATAAACTCGGCTCAAGCTGAAAGGCCATCAAATATCAGCTCTTCTATGATGAAAATTTTCCAGCGAGGCCTTTTGAGTCAAAG GGAGAAAGAAGCTCCACGATTAACTGAAAGTGGTTTCCAGTTCTTG TTGATGGACACAAATGCACAACTTTGGTACATCATCAGAGAATACATCTCTAATTCTGAG GATCGAGGTGTGGACCCAGCCGATTTGATTTCATTCTTACTAGAGCTTAGTTTTCATGTCACAGGAAAG GCATATAATAGTAACACATTGACGGAGGTTCAGAGGAGTCTGATCAAGGACCTCACAGACTTGGGGTTGGTCAAACTTCAGCAG GGCAGGAAAGAGAGTTGGTTTATACCTACTAAATTAGCTACCAATCTTTCAGTGAGCTTAACAGATTCATCATCACGGAAACAA GGATTTGTGGTCGTAGAAACAAATTTTAGGTTGTACGCATACTCGACTTCAAAGTTACACTGTGAAATTCTACGTCTTTTCTCAAG GATAGAGTATCAACTTCCAAATCTTATAGTGGGAGCAATCACAAAAGAAAGTTTGTATAATGCTTTTGAAAACGGTATTGCAGCAGAGCAG ATAATTACTTTTCTTCAGCAGAATTCCCATCCTCGTGTAGCAGAGAGAATGCCATCTATACCCGAAAATGTCACGGATCAG ATAAGGCTGTGGGAATCAGATCTGAACAGGGTTGAGATGACTCCTTCACATTATTATGATGAATTTCCTTCTAGG GACGTCTTCGAGGCTGCTTGTGACTACGCACGGGAGTGGAACGGGTTGCTGTGGGAGGATTCGAAAACCATGCGTCTTGTTGTCAAGGCAGAAATACACATGCATATGCGAGAGCATTTACGCCGTCAAAAGTAG